ATTTTGATGACGAGCTGCGACGCGACCGGACCCTGCGCGATTGTCTGGTGAGCGCCTTCGAGGGTCGTGGCGTCGGTGTATGAGCTCAGATTCTGCGGCATGCCCTGCCACACCATGAAGAGCGCAACCACGATGGCAATCGGCAGCAGGAGATAGAGGGTGCAGCGGGTCAGATCGACCCAGAAATTGCCGATGGTCTGCGCCGAACGGCGGGCGAAGCCGCGGATCAACGCGACCGCGACGGCGATGCCGGTCGCGGCCGAGACGAAGTTATGGACGGTCAGCCCGGCCATCTGGACGAGATAGCCCAGCGTGGTCTCGCCGCCATAGTTCTGCCAGTTGGTGTTGGTGGTGAAGCTTATTGCCGTATTGAAGGCGAGATCGGGCGCCATGGCACCCATGCCCTGCGGGTTGAACGGCAGATAGCCCTGCAGCCGGAGCAAGGCATAGAGCGAGAGGAAGCAGACCAAGTTGAAGAGCAGCATGGCAAAGGCGTAAGTCAGCCAATGCTGCTCCCTCTTGGGGTCGACGCCGGCGACGCGATAGCAGATCGCCTCGACCGGTCCGAGAATGGGGGTGAAAAAATTGCGCTCGCCCGAGAACAGGCGGGCCATATAAACGCCCAGCGGCACGGCCAGTGCGATGATGATCGCGCAGAAGATCGCGATCTGAAGAATTCCGTTTGTGGTCATGATGGGGCCTCAGAATTTCTCGGGGCGCAGGAGCGCATAAACGAGATAGATGAGGATGGCGAGCGACACGGCGCCGCCGAGGAGGTAATCGAACATCGGGTTGCTCCGGGGGTCGGGTTAGAGCCTTGTGCAGATCGCGGCATAGCCGAGCATCAGGGCAAAGCCCGCCGATCCCAGCACCACCATCAAGACGTCCAGCATGATTGATCTCCGGCCTGACGCCGGCGATCGGAGGCCGGCGAAACTGACATGAATGACGCCTGGGCCAGCCGGCTCGGGCGCAGCCAGAGAAATGCCCTGCTGCCGATAGGAAATCGATAGGAGCGCGGCGCGACGGCTATAGGAGCCGTATGCGGTCGGCCGGCCTCGCGCATAAAGAGCCCATAAAGAAACGCCCGCACGCTTGGTCGGGCCTGCGCCGGCGGCCCTCCAGGGAGACGCGGGGGCGAACCTCCGAACGGAGGATCGACCTGCTTTCTGTCGGTGTTATCCTGGGAACGTCATGATCCCCGGTTCCTCAGCCGCACCGCGCCGTCTCATGGTCGTCGATGACGAGCCGCGCTTTGCGGCTTTCGTCCGCGAAGCGGCGGAGGGGGCCGGCATGCAGGTCGAGACGGCGGGGAACGGCGAGGAGGCGAAGGCCGTCTATCGGCGCTTCGATCCCGACGTGATCGTGCTCGACGTGGTGATGCCCGTCATGGACGGCGTCGAGTTCGTGCAGTGGCTGGGCGAGGAGGGCTGCCGCGCGCGTCTCGTCGTCGTCACCGGCTATAATCCCCATTATGGGCGCCTGGCGGAGAAGCTGGGCCAGGCCAAGGGCATCGGCAGCGTCACGGTCCTCAACAAGCCGGTGCGGCTGCATCAGCTCCTGGTCGCGATCGGCGTGCCCGCGGGCTAGATTCCGGCGATGACCTGCTGATCCTGCCAGCCGCCGCCCATCGCCTTGGCGAGATTGGCCACGGCCTGCAGCCGGGTGAGACGCGCCTGCACCAGGCTGTTCTGGGCCTGAAGCTGGGCGCGCTGGGCGTCGAGCACCGTCAGCAGGTCGGCCGCACCTTCGCGGTAAAGCAGATTCGCCAGCGTCAGCGCCGCCTGCGCCTGATCCGCCGATTCCTGCAGCGCGGCTTCCTGCGCGGCACTGGTGCTTTGCGCCGACAGGGCCACCTCGACGTCGCGGAAGGCGGTCAGTGCCGTCTGCTGATAGGTCTCGGCCAGCTCCTTGTAGCGGGCGACGGATTGATCGTAGTTCGCTTGCCGCGCCCCGCCATCGAACAACGGCGCCAGGAGCGAGGCCGCCAGATTGTAGATCGCGCTTTCCGGCTGGAAGAAGGCCGTCAGCGCGCCGCTGGCAAGCCCGCCGCTGCCGGTGAGCTGGATCGTCGGCAGGAAATCGGCGCGCGTCACGCCGATCTCGGCATTGGCGGCCCGCAGATCGGCGTCGGCCTTGCGCAGATCGGGCCGGCGTTCGAGCAAGGTCGAGGGCAGGCCGGCCGCGATGCCGGGCAGGGTCACGGTGTCGAGGCTGGCATTCTGGATCTTGAGCGCGGCCGGCGGCAGTCCCAGCAGCACCGCGAGCGCTGCCTGGTTCTGGTCATACTGGTTCTGCAGTGCTGGGATCGTGGCGGCGGTGCTCGCCACCTGCTGGCGCTGCTGCGCCAGATCGAGCGCCGAGGCGGCTCCCTCCTTGAAACGAATCTCGATGAGGGCCAGTGTGTCCTGCGAATCCTTGAGGTTCGACTGCGCCACTTTCAGCTGATCGCTCAGCGCCAGCAGCGTCAGGTAGGTGGTGACCACGTCATCCTGCAGCACCAGGTCGGTCGCGGCCGCGTCATAGACGCTGCCTTGGAAGCTGGCATCCGCGCTTTCGAGCGCGGCGCGGTTCTTGCCCCAGAGATCGAGCTCGTAGCCCACCGACAGCCCTGCATTGTAGGAAACCGAGACGTCCGAGGTCCCGCCATTGCCGCCCCGGCTGCTGCCGGCATCGGCCTCGACGGTCGGAAACAGCGGGGCCGCGGCGCCCTTGGCCTGCGCCCGTGCCTGGTCGATCCGGCGCATCGCCGCCAGCAGATCGTGATTGTCGTTGCGTGCCGTCGTGACCATGCGGTCGAGCTCGTCATTGCCAAAGGCGGTCCACCAATGGTCGGACAACTGGTCGGTGGCGGCGCTCGACATGACGGAAGCCGCCGCGTCGCTGGAGAGGGCGGCGGGCGTCACCGTCGCCGTCTGGTTGCGCCAGTCCGCGGGCGCCGGCACGGCCGGCTGTTCATAGTCGGGCACCAGGCTGCAGGCACCGAGCGTCAGCGCCAGGCTGAGAAAGCCCGCCTGGAGCAGGCGGCGCTTGCGTGGCGATTCGAGGGTCTGAACCATCTTCATCACTCGGCGGACAGGGCGACGACCGGATCCAGCCGCGCGGCTTTGCGCGCCGGCAGATAGCCGAACAGGATGCCGGTCAGGAAGGCGCAGCCGAAGGCGGCGAGCGCCGGCGGCAGCGACAGGAGCGTGGGGATGCCGAAGCCGCTGGCGATCTGGCTGGCGAGCAGGCCGAGCAGCACGCCGATGGCGCCACCGATGCCGCAGACCACCACCGCCTCGGCATTGAACTGCAGCAGGATGTCGCGCATGCGTGCCCCCGTCGCCATGCGCACGCCGATCTCGCGGGTACGCTCGGTGACGCTGACCAGCATGATGTTCATGACGCCGATGCCGCCCACCAGCAGCGAGATCGCCGCGACCGAACCCAGCAGCAGGGTCAGGGTGCCTTGCGTCTGCGAAACGGTGTCGAGCAGCGAGGCCATGTTGCGGGTCTGGAAATCCTCGGTCTTGTGGCGCTGGATCAGCAGGGAGGTGACCGCCGCCTGGGTCTCGTCGATCTTTGCGACGTCCTCGACCCGGACCGTGATGCTGCGCACATATTGCTTGCCGAAGACGCGCATCAGGCCGGTCGAGAGCGGCACGAAGGCGACATCGTCCTGGTCGGCGCCGTTGGGCGAAGCGCCCTTGGCCGTCATCACGCCGATGATCTGGAAGGGGATGTTGCTCACCAGCAGATATTCGCCGACCGGATTCGCACCGGCGCCGAAGAGATTGTCGACGACCGTACGGCCGAGCACGATGACGGGCGCGTAGCTCTTGATGTCCTCGTTGGTGAAGAAGGTGCCGGTCTCGACCGGCCAGTCGCGCGCACTGCTGAAGCCGGGCCAGGTGCCGTCGACCGTGGTCGCATAGTCGCGATTGCCATGACGCAGGGTGGCGCCGGCACTGCGCTCCGGCACGGCCTGGCTGACATTCGGCAGACCGGCGATCGCGGCCGCGTCGTCGGGGACCAGCGTGGCGATGTCGCCCGTGCTGCGCATATTGGGGGCGCCGGGCCGGACCAGGATCAGATCGGTGCCCATGGCGGAGATCCGGTCGATCACCTGCTGCTGGCTGCCGTCGCCGACTGCCAGCATGGTGATCACCGAAGCGACGCCGATGACGATGCCGAGCAGCGTCAGCACGGTGCGGAACAGATTGGCGCGCAGCGAGCGCAGCGCCATCTTGATCGCCTCGAGAAAATGCAGCGCCGTCGCGGCACGGCGCGGCCGCAGCAGGGCTTCGTCCGTCGGGGCGGCGATACCGCCGCTGTCGGGCTTCGAATCGTCGGTGATCCGGCCGTCATGGATGCGGATGGTGCGGCGGGCCTGGGCCGCGACGGCGGCATCGTGGGTGATCAGCAGGATCGTGCGGCCCTCTTCATTGAGCTCGCGCAGCAGCGCCAGGACTTCCTGGCCGCTATGACTGTCCAGAGCGCCGGTCGGCTCGTCGGCCAGGATCACCTCGGCGCCATTGACGAGAGCGCGCGCGATCGAGACGCGCTGCTGCTGGCCGCCGGAAAGCTGGCTCGGCCGATGATGGCCGCGCTCGCCCAGCCCCAGCCGCGCCAGCAGCAGCTTGGCGCGCTCGGCGCGCTCGCGATGACGCAGGCCCGCATAGATCGCCGGCATCTCGACATTCTCTGAGGCGGTGACCGTGGAGAGCAGATTGTAGCGCTGGAAGACGAAGCCGAAGACGTTGCGGCGCAGCTCGGCCAGCTCGTCGCTGTCGAGTTCCGCCACGTCGCGACCGGCGACCTTGAGCGTGCCGCTGGTCGGCCGGTCGAGGCAGCCGATCAGGTTCATCAGCGTGCTCTTGCCCGAGCCCGACTGCCCCATGATGGCGACATACTCGCCGCGCCGGATGGTCAGCGACACCCGGTCGAGCGCCACCAGCGCGCCGTCGCCGCTCGGATAGAGCTTGGAGACATCCTCCAGCTCGATCAGCGGCTCGGTCAGGACGTCGGGATCGAAGGCCGGGCCGCCCGCCGCGAAGGCCTGGTTGATCGCGTTCAAAATCCGAGCCTCGCCGGCGGCTGGGTGCGCGACGCGGTCTGGGCCGTCGCCGATGCCGTCGGCAGGACCACCATGTCGCCTTCGGCCAGACCGGCGATCACGGCCGCATTGGCGCGATCGCTGAGGCCGACCCTGATCTCGCGGGTGACGATGCCGGTCGCGGTGCGGACCTTGACCTTATAGGGGGTCCCGGCTTGCGTATCCCCGGCAATGGCGGTCACCGGCTCGAGCGCCGCCACCGGGATCAGCAGCGCGTTCTTGGCCTCGCCCAGGACGAAGAAGACCTGGGCGCTCATCTGCGTCATCAGCGCGTGATCCGGGTTGGCGACGTCGATCAGCACGTCATAGAGGATGACGTCGTTGATCACTTCGGGCGTTGGCAGGATCTGGCGGACGATGCCGGTCCACTGGCGGTCGGACATGCCGAGCGTGCTGAAATGGACGGGCATATCGGTCTTGACCTTGACGATGTCGGCCTCGGCGACCTGGGCCCACACGGTCATGGTGTTGAGGTCGGCGATCCGCAGAATCACCGGCGCCGACTGGTTGGCGTTCAGGGTCTGGCCCTGTTGCGCCGAGATCGAGACCACGGTGCCGTCGATCGGCGCATAGATCTTGGTGTATTGCAGATTGGCGAGGTCGCCATCGAGGGTCGACTGCGCCTGTTCGAGCTGGGCCTGCAGGGCCGCGATCTGGGCGCGCGCCACCGCCTCGTTGGCCTCGCCGGTCTGCAGCACGTCCTGGCTGACCGCATTCTGCTTGTAGAGACGCTGGTTGCGCCCGTTCTGCGACTGCGCCAGGGCGAGCTGGGCTTTCTGCTCGGCGATCTGCGCCTGCAGTATCCGCAGCTGCGCCTGCTCGGACGCGACCTTGGCGCTGAAGACCGTCGGGTCGATCTCGGCCAGGAGATCGCCCTTCTTCACTTCCGATCCGTAGGTGACATGGAGCGACTGCAACTGGCCCGACACCTGGGCGCCGACATCGACATAGTTCTTCGGCTGCAGCGCGCCGACCGCGGTCAGCGAGGCCTCGAGGTCGCCCTTGGTGACGGCGACGGTGGGAACATGGGTGGGCGAGGTCGAGGCGCGCGCGAAATGCCACGCCGCGGCACCGCCACCGGCGATCAGCACCGCCAGCAGCAACGCCAGCCAGAGCCGGCTGCGCCGCTTCGGCTTGCCGGCCGGCGACGCCAGTCGAGGCGCGGTCTGGGTGCGGGCGGGGCCTTCCGCGCGCGCGGGTTTGGTCACTTGCAGGGTGTCGTGCATGGGGTCTTTCGGGCCATCCGCGGGTTCGAAAGGCTGTTCCTCGATCGAGCCCGCCTCGGTGGGGGACGTAGTGGAACTGTCGCCTTCGCCATCCTGTTCCAAAAAGTCACACGGAACAGGTCCCCGATTCCTGCGGCCGGGAGCCCAAGATATTGAAAAGTCTAAATTATCGGCAATGAATCGGGATAGCGCCCCGGTCAGCGATCGAGCAGGCCCAGGGTCCGCGCCAAATGGGCCGCCTCGGTGCGGTTCTTGCCGCCCAGCACCCGCAGGATGCGGTGGACATGGAGCTTGACGGTCGCTTCGGAGAGCTGGAGGCGGCGCGCGATTTCCTTGTTCGAGGCGCCGTTCGCGAGTAGGGCCAGGATGTCGTTCTGGCGCAGGGTGAGCGTCGGGCGCTGCAGGCCGGCGCTGTTGCTGCGATCGCTGCCGGGCCGGCCCTCGCCGCCTTCGGGCGTCGGGGTGCAGATCGCGACCACGGCGGCGCGGCCCGCGATCCGGGTGATCGCGGAAAACCACTCGGTCGGAATGGCCTTGCCGCTGGAGCCCGTGAAGGTCACCGGCATCCGCGAGACGACCGGCTCGCCCCGCTGCCATCCGAGGACGAGATCGCGGACCTCCTGGCGGCGCGAATCGGCGATGCGATCCCAGAACCGGATGCGCCCGATCTCGTCGTCATTCACGGCCAATATCGTCTTGGCCGTCGCATTGGCATAGACGAACCGCTCGCCCTGGATGATGAGCATCGGAACCGGCAGGTCCTCGAGCAGGAAAGAGCGCCAGCCGGCGCCGGCCAGGAGACTGCTCGGCGCGTCCCGCCGGCTGCCGACGAGAAACAGGCCCGGCGAGATGTAGCGATTGCCGGCCAGCACGAAGGCGATGGTTTCGAGGACGCTGTTGGCGGGCGTGTTGCGCTCGATCAACGCGTCGACGCCGTGACGCAGCCAGGTCTGCACCGCGAGATCGTCGAAGCTGCCATAGATGGCGATCTGCAGACGCGGCAGGCGGAGGCGCAGCGCGCTGATCCAACCCTCGGAAGCCTCGGCGGCGGCCGAATCGAGCACGAGCAGCAGGGCCGGCGTTTCGCCCGCCTCGACGCGGGCGGCGATCGCCGCCACCGTGTCCGCCGACTCGACCTCGCCTCCGGTCCGCAACTGTGCGAGCAAGGCACGGATGGCTTCCTGCTCAACGGAGGCCGGGCCAACGCAGACGATCGCGCTTTCTATCGGCCGTCCCTGCTTTTGCATGTCACGGATCACCCCCTTGATTGCTGGGACCTCGATCTGCCGCGATCGGGATCCTTCACGATGGGCACTTGCTTAGGCCAGTCCTCTGCTTCGTTTGTTCCGGCATAGGGTCTATTGCTTAGTCAATTCGATCTATGCGGAGTTTGACGGCGGCGTCAGGTGAGGTGACGGCATCGCCGGCGTGGGATTATTTTCTTATTTTCGGTCGGCACTCCAGATTGGCGGACACGGGTCCGTCACGGGGCGCACTCGGTCTGTAATGTGGGCAGGGCCGATGAGAAAAGTGAGCGCACTGACAACGGGTCCAATCGAATCGCGCGCAGTGTCGCTCTGCGCGTCGCAGCAACAATATGGGATCCTGTCCATGGCGCGAAGCCGATGGCGAGGCCGGACGTGGGCCAGGAAAAATTCCGACAGATTCTATACTCACGTAATCCGCTGATCGCAACTGGCGTTGCGTGCACCGCCAATACAATCCGCGTGCAGCCCGACCGACCGGCCGACGATCTGCGCCGTGCGACGCGGAAACGGGCGCGCTTTAACCATGATCGACCGCGGAGCCCGGTTTCGCCGACGCGCGGGGGCCGCATCGAGAGACGGAAATGGCCGCTCGTTGCGATCGCGATCCCCGATCTCGCGCCTGGCCGGCTCGATTCCGGGGTCTGTCGCGTCGCCTCGGGCCTGAGTTAAGCTTCGCGAGCCCGGGTAGGCGCGACGATGCGCCCCGGCGCGCGACGGGGAAGGGCAACAGCTCTTGCGGGAATTTTTCCGAACCTACGGACTGATCCTGCTGCTGGTCGCGGTCGGATTCTATATTGCGGTGCAATACATGGCGCCGCTCCCGCCCCGGTCGATGAAGCTGGCGACCGGCGTGGCGGGCGGCGTCTATGCCGATATCGGCGAGCGCTATCGAAAGATTCTGGGCGATGAGGGAATCACGCTCGAGCTCGTTCCGACCGAGGGAACCGCGGCCAATCTCGCGCTGCTGACGGATCCGAAGGGCGAAGTCGACGCCGCGCTGATTCAGGGCGGCGTCGGCAGCGCCGATCTGCAGCCCGACCTGCGCGATCTCGGCAGCCTCTTTCTTGAACCGGTATGGGTGTTCTCGCGCGAGGGCAGCCGGGTCCGACGTTTGACCGACCTCGCCGATCAACGCATCGCCATCGGCCAACCGGGCAGCGGAACGCAAATTGTCGCACGTCAACTCCTGTCGGCAAGCGGCGTCGGACCCGGCGAAGCGGAACTGGTCGAGGTCGGCGGCGATCAGGCCGCGGCCCAGCTC
The nucleotide sequence above comes from Hypericibacter terrae. Encoded proteins:
- the kdpF gene encoding K(+)-transporting ATPase subunit F, whose translation is MFDYLLGGAVSLAILIYLVYALLRPEKF
- a CDS encoding response regulator; the encoded protein is MIPGSSAAPRRLMVVDDEPRFAAFVREAAEGAGMQVETAGNGEEAKAVYRRFDPDVIVLDVVMPVMDGVEFVQWLGEEGCRARLVVVTGYNPHYGRLAEKLGQAKGIGSVTVLNKPVRLHQLLVAIGVPAG
- a CDS encoding efflux transporter outer membrane subunit; protein product: MVQTLESPRKRRLLQAGFLSLALTLGACSLVPDYEQPAVPAPADWRNQTATVTPAALSSDAAASVMSSAATDQLSDHWWTAFGNDELDRMVTTARNDNHDLLAAMRRIDQARAQAKGAAAPLFPTVEADAGSSRGGNGGTSDVSVSYNAGLSVGYELDLWGKNRAALESADASFQGSVYDAAATDLVLQDDVVTTYLTLLALSDQLKVAQSNLKDSQDTLALIEIRFKEGAASALDLAQQRQQVASTAATIPALQNQYDQNQAALAVLLGLPPAALKIQNASLDTVTLPGIAAGLPSTLLERRPDLRKADADLRAANAEIGVTRADFLPTIQLTGSGGLASGALTAFFQPESAIYNLAASLLAPLFDGGARQANYDQSVARYKELAETYQQTALTAFRDVEVALSAQSTSAAQEAALQESADQAQAALTLANLLYREGAADLLTVLDAQRAQLQAQNSLVQARLTRLQAVANLAKAMGGGWQDQQVIAGI
- a CDS encoding MacB family efflux pump subunit; translation: MTEPLIELEDVSKLYPSGDGALVALDRVSLTIRRGEYVAIMGQSGSGKSTLMNLIGCLDRPTSGTLKVAGRDVAELDSDELAELRRNVFGFVFQRYNLLSTVTASENVEMPAIYAGLRHRERAERAKLLLARLGLGERGHHRPSQLSGGQQQRVSIARALVNGAEVILADEPTGALDSHSGQEVLALLRELNEEGRTILLITHDAAVAAQARRTIRIHDGRITDDSKPDSGGIAAPTDEALLRPRRAATALHFLEAIKMALRSLRANLFRTVLTLLGIVIGVASVITMLAVGDGSQQQVIDRISAMGTDLILVRPGAPNMRSTGDIATLVPDDAAAIAGLPNVSQAVPERSAGATLRHGNRDYATTVDGTWPGFSSARDWPVETGTFFTNEDIKSYAPVIVLGRTVVDNLFGAGANPVGEYLLVSNIPFQIIGVMTAKGASPNGADQDDVAFVPLSTGLMRVFGKQYVRSITVRVEDVAKIDETQAAVTSLLIQRHKTEDFQTRNMASLLDTVSQTQGTLTLLLGSVAAISLLVGGIGVMNIMLVSVTERTREIGVRMATGARMRDILLQFNAEAVVVCGIGGAIGVLLGLLASQIASGFGIPTLLSLPPALAAFGCAFLTGILFGYLPARKAARLDPVVALSAE
- a CDS encoding efflux RND transporter periplasmic adaptor subunit → MHDTLQVTKPARAEGPARTQTAPRLASPAGKPKRRSRLWLALLLAVLIAGGGAAAWHFARASTSPTHVPTVAVTKGDLEASLTAVGALQPKNYVDVGAQVSGQLQSLHVTYGSEVKKGDLLAEIDPTVFSAKVASEQAQLRILQAQIAEQKAQLALAQSQNGRNQRLYKQNAVSQDVLQTGEANEAVARAQIAALQAQLEQAQSTLDGDLANLQYTKIYAPIDGTVVSISAQQGQTLNANQSAPVILRIADLNTMTVWAQVAEADIVKVKTDMPVHFSTLGMSDRQWTGIVRQILPTPEVINDVILYDVLIDVANPDHALMTQMSAQVFFVLGEAKNALLIPVAALEPVTAIAGDTQAGTPYKVKVRTATGIVTREIRVGLSDRANAAVIAGLAEGDMVVLPTASATAQTASRTQPPARLGF
- a CDS encoding helix-turn-helix transcriptional regulator, with the translated sequence MLAQLRTGGEVESADTVAAIAARVEAGETPALLLVLDSAAAEASEGWISALRLRLPRLQIAIYGSFDDLAVQTWLRHGVDALIERNTPANSVLETIAFVLAGNRYISPGLFLVGSRRDAPSSLLAGAGWRSFLLEDLPVPMLIIQGERFVYANATAKTILAVNDDEIGRIRFWDRIADSRRQEVRDLVLGWQRGEPVVSRMPVTFTGSSGKAIPTEWFSAITRIAGRAAVVAICTPTPEGGEGRPGSDRSNSAGLQRPTLTLRQNDILALLANGASNKEIARRLQLSEATVKLHVHRILRVLGGKNRTEAAHLARTLGLLDR